From a single Actinomyces sp. Marseille-P3109 genomic region:
- a CDS encoding glutamyl-tRNA reductase, with product MTTHLLSADHRLPGLDVVARLGAVASGLGTALMAAVPALRGVVVLSTCNRLALLVDADSWADTGCPAALDSTTLHAGSANPTATTEAAAGAGPAAPSDLGQTISDLLAERAGLTPSGLHLSHLVGAAARREMLAIAAGLSSMVVGEGQIVGQVRRAAEAAAAEGTLSPELVRIIERASATARRVAHETELSGQGRSIVAVGVDQAADHLPPLDGCRALIVGTGSYAGATVAALRARGLTDIAVYSASNRAETFAAGHDLRAVPAGALSGAMSRTDLVVTCRGTGRPILTADVVAPVAADRAAGRPLVILDLALTHDVDEAVGALPGVVHLDLAGVRDAVPDAEAEQVASARAIVDAEAVDFERSLAGRAMDPLITALRAQVGRVVAEEAARLRPQPARRPALAVPAVDGRAGTGAGGVNSADAAAGACPHRDVHAEPGLEIAMDADGEQMISLAQAERALHHLAARLLHQPTVMARRAGQEGREEAYRQALELVWGLETTGDAHD from the coding sequence GGGGACGGCCCTCATGGCGGCCGTGCCCGCGCTGCGCGGGGTCGTCGTCCTGTCCACCTGCAACCGCCTGGCCCTCTTGGTCGACGCCGACTCCTGGGCTGACACCGGATGCCCCGCCGCCCTTGACTCGACCACCCTCCACGCAGGCTCCGCCAACCCGACCGCCACGACGGAGGCCGCTGCCGGGGCCGGGCCCGCAGCGCCGTCGGACCTGGGGCAGACCATCTCCGACCTCCTGGCCGAGCGCGCCGGCCTGACTCCCAGTGGCCTCCATCTGTCCCACCTGGTCGGAGCGGCCGCCCGCCGCGAGATGCTCGCCATCGCCGCGGGCCTGAGCTCGATGGTGGTCGGTGAGGGCCAGATCGTCGGCCAGGTCCGTCGCGCCGCCGAGGCCGCCGCCGCCGAGGGCACGCTCAGCCCCGAGCTCGTGCGGATCATCGAACGGGCCTCGGCCACCGCCCGCCGGGTGGCCCACGAGACCGAGCTGTCCGGCCAGGGGCGCAGCATCGTCGCCGTCGGCGTTGATCAGGCCGCCGACCACCTGCCGCCGCTGGACGGCTGCCGTGCTCTCATCGTGGGCACCGGTTCCTACGCCGGCGCCACCGTCGCCGCCCTGCGTGCCCGCGGCCTGACCGACATCGCCGTCTACTCCGCCTCCAACCGCGCCGAGACCTTCGCCGCCGGCCACGACCTGCGCGCCGTCCCCGCCGGAGCCCTGAGCGGGGCCATGAGCCGCACCGACCTCGTCGTCACCTGCCGTGGTACGGGCAGGCCGATCCTCACCGCCGACGTCGTCGCCCCCGTCGCCGCCGACCGGGCTGCCGGCCGTCCGCTGGTCATCCTCGACCTGGCCCTGACCCATGATGTCGATGAGGCGGTCGGCGCCCTACCCGGCGTCGTCCACCTCGACCTGGCCGGTGTGCGCGACGCCGTCCCCGACGCCGAGGCCGAGCAGGTGGCCTCCGCCCGCGCCATCGTTGACGCCGAGGCCGTCGACTTCGAACGTTCCCTGGCCGGCCGAGCCATGGACCCTCTCATCACCGCCCTGCGCGCCCAGGTGGGCCGCGTCGTCGCCGAGGAGGCCGCGCGTCTGCGCCCGCAGCCCGCGCGCCGACCCGCCCTGGCCGTGCCCGCCGTCGACGGGCGCGCCGGAACCGGAGCCGGCGGCGTCAACAGCGCCGACGCCGCCGCGGGCGCCTGCCCCCATCGTGACGTCCACGCCGAGCCCGGCCTCGAGATCGCCATGGATGCCGATGGCGAGCAGATGATCTCCCTCGCCCAGGCTGAGCGCGCCCTCCACCACCTGGCCGCCCGACTCCTCCACCAGCCCACCGTCATGGCCCGTCGCGCCGGCCAGGAGGGCCGCGAGGAGGCCTACCGCCAGGCCCTCGAGCTCGTCTGGGGCCTGGAGACCACAGGAGATGCCCATGACTGA